From Phaenicophaeus curvirostris isolate KB17595 unplaced genomic scaffold, BPBGC_Pcur_1.0 scaffold_69, whole genome shotgun sequence, one genomic window encodes:
- the SIAE gene encoding sialate O-acetylesterase isoform X2, whose product MLGFASYYGDHMVLQKAPAGAVLWGYGDVGAAVTVALSGDGGTIIMKKTVQVKGSSGTWTTVLDPMDQGGPYVLTAEQGSENVTLQDIYFGDVWLCSGQSNMAMTVLQIANASQELAAAARYPYVRVFAAAPARSNVELEDLERVSLPWAIPTAENLGHGNFTYFSAVCWLLGRSLYETLQYPVGLVEAAWGGTPIEAWSSWRALRACGLPEDAGSTSLAQHLSGPQTPSVLWNAMIHPLLNMTLRGVAWYQGEANAFLNTDRYNCTFPALIDDWRWAFHTGSAGQTEPLLPFGFVQLSTYRQQGLNDSFARLRWHQTADLGVVPNARMPGTFMAVAMDLGDEHSPYGSIHPRDKQNVAHRLLLGARAVAYGEKDLVFQGPYPTRAVLEVSRGLLNVTYSQELLCQRRDVPAFEVCCSSSTWPCRWLPAPMVAVGSHTVTLALAGCRTLVLALRYAWAEWPCDYKSCALYNTRGLPAPPFLLQTLPAGDTPGLTPTAEVRELLLSPGSWLSRGI is encoded by the exons ATGCTGGGCTTTGCATCCTACTACGGCGACCACATGGTGTTGCAGAAGGCGCCGGCAGGGGCTGTGCTGTGGGGCTATGGGGACGTGGGCGCTGCGGTCACCGTGGCTCTCTCTGGGGATGGTGGCACAATCATCATGAAGAAGACAGTGCAAGTTAAAG GATCCTCTGGGACATGGACAACTGTGCTGGACCCTATGGATCAGGGCGGTCCCTATGTGCTGACAGCCGAGCAGGGCTCGGAGAACGTGACGCTGCAAGACATTTACTTCGGGGACGTGTGGCTTTGCAGTGGGCAGAGCAACATGGCAATGACGGTGCTGCAG ATCGCCAATGCCAGCCAGGAGCTCGCGGCTGCCGCTCGCTACCCCTACGTCCGTGTCTTTGCTGCAGCCCCCGCCCGCTCCAACGTGGAGCTGGAAGACCTGGAGCGAGTCAGCTTGCCATGGGCCATCCCGACAGCTG AAAACCTGGGCCATGGGAATTTCACCTACTTCTCGGCTGTCTGTTGGCTGCTGGGACGGTCCCTCTACGAGACCCTGCAGTACCCGGTGGGGCTGGTTGAGGCGGCCTGGGGGGGCACCCCCATCGAGGCCTGGTCCTCCTGGAGGGCTCTGCGGGCATGCGGGCTCCCAGAGGATGCGGGGAG CACCTCCCTGGCTCAGCATCTCTCTGGCCCGCAAACACCCTCCGTGCTCTGGAATGCCATGATCCACCCACTGCTCAACATGACGCTGCGGGGAGTCGCTTGGTACCAGG GCGAGGCCAATGCCTTCCTGAACACAGACCGGTACAACTGCACCTTCCCTGCACTCATTGACGACTGGCGCTGGGCTTTCCACACCGGATCGGCCGGGCAGACGGAGCCGCTCCTCCCGTTCGGCTTCGTGCAG TTGTCCACCTACCGCCAGCAGGGCCTGAACGACAGCTTTGCCCGGCTCCGCTGGCACCAAACGGCTGATCTAGGGGTTGTCCCAAATGCCAGGATGCCAGGCACCTTCATGGCAGTGGCAATGGATCTGGGCGATGAGCACTCTCCCTACGGCAG CATCCACCCCCGGGACAAGCAGAACGTGGCGCACCGGCTGCTCCTGGGTGCCAGGGCTGTGGCATATGGGGAGAAAGACTTGGTTTTCCAGGGGCCGTATCCCACCCGTGCTGTCCTGGAGGTGAGCAGGGGTCTGCTGAACGTCACCTAcagccaggagctgctctgccagcggAGAGACGTGCCAGCGTTTGAG GTCTGCTGCTCCAGCTCAACGTGGCCGTGCCGGTGGCTGCCAGCACCCATGGTGGCCGTGGGGTCACACACGGTGACGCTGGCCCTGGCCGGCTGCAGGACGCTGGTGCTGGCGCTGCGCTACGCCTGGGCCGAGTGGCCCTGCGACTACAAGTCCTGCGCCCTGTACAACACCCGGGGCCTGCCCGCTCCCCCCTTCCTCCTGCAGACCCTGCCCGCAGGGGACACCCCGGGGCTCACCCCCACAGCCGAAGTGAGggagctgctcctcagccccGGCTCCTGGCTCTCCCGAGGGATTTAG
- the SIAE gene encoding sialate O-acetylesterase isoform X1 → MLGFASYYGDHMVLQKAPAGAVLWGYGDVGAAVTVALSGDGGTIIMKKTVQVKGSSGTWTTVLDPMDQGGPYVLTAEQGSENVTLQDIYFGDVWLCSGQSNMAMTVLQIANASQELAAAARYPYVRVFAAAPARSNVELEDLERVSLPWAIPTAENLGHGNFTYFSAVCWLLGRSLYETLQYPVGLVEAAWGGTPIEAWSSWRALRACGLPEDAGSMGLSSSTSLAQHLSGPQTPSVLWNAMIHPLLNMTLRGVAWYQGEANAFLNTDRYNCTFPALIDDWRWAFHTGSAGQTEPLLPFGFVQLSTYRQQGLNDSFARLRWHQTADLGVVPNARMPGTFMAVAMDLGDEHSPYGSIHPRDKQNVAHRLLLGARAVAYGEKDLVFQGPYPTRAVLEVSRGLLNVTYSQELLCQRRDVPAFEVCCSSSTWPCRWLPAPMVAVGSHTVTLALAGCRTLVLALRYAWAEWPCDYKSCALYNTRGLPAPPFLLQTLPAGDTPGLTPTAEVRELLLSPGSWLSRGI, encoded by the exons ATGCTGGGCTTTGCATCCTACTACGGCGACCACATGGTGTTGCAGAAGGCGCCGGCAGGGGCTGTGCTGTGGGGCTATGGGGACGTGGGCGCTGCGGTCACCGTGGCTCTCTCTGGGGATGGTGGCACAATCATCATGAAGAAGACAGTGCAAGTTAAAG GATCCTCTGGGACATGGACAACTGTGCTGGACCCTATGGATCAGGGCGGTCCCTATGTGCTGACAGCCGAGCAGGGCTCGGAGAACGTGACGCTGCAAGACATTTACTTCGGGGACGTGTGGCTTTGCAGTGGGCAGAGCAACATGGCAATGACGGTGCTGCAG ATCGCCAATGCCAGCCAGGAGCTCGCGGCTGCCGCTCGCTACCCCTACGTCCGTGTCTTTGCTGCAGCCCCCGCCCGCTCCAACGTGGAGCTGGAAGACCTGGAGCGAGTCAGCTTGCCATGGGCCATCCCGACAGCTG AAAACCTGGGCCATGGGAATTTCACCTACTTCTCGGCTGTCTGTTGGCTGCTGGGACGGTCCCTCTACGAGACCCTGCAGTACCCGGTGGGGCTGGTTGAGGCGGCCTGGGGGGGCACCCCCATCGAGGCCTGGTCCTCCTGGAGGGCTCTGCGGGCATGCGGGCTCCCAGAGGATGCGGGGAG CATGGGCTTGTCTTCCAGCACCTCCCTGGCTCAGCATCTCTCTGGCCCGCAAACACCCTCCGTGCTCTGGAATGCCATGATCCACCCACTGCTCAACATGACGCTGCGGGGAGTCGCTTGGTACCAGG GCGAGGCCAATGCCTTCCTGAACACAGACCGGTACAACTGCACCTTCCCTGCACTCATTGACGACTGGCGCTGGGCTTTCCACACCGGATCGGCCGGGCAGACGGAGCCGCTCCTCCCGTTCGGCTTCGTGCAG TTGTCCACCTACCGCCAGCAGGGCCTGAACGACAGCTTTGCCCGGCTCCGCTGGCACCAAACGGCTGATCTAGGGGTTGTCCCAAATGCCAGGATGCCAGGCACCTTCATGGCAGTGGCAATGGATCTGGGCGATGAGCACTCTCCCTACGGCAG CATCCACCCCCGGGACAAGCAGAACGTGGCGCACCGGCTGCTCCTGGGTGCCAGGGCTGTGGCATATGGGGAGAAAGACTTGGTTTTCCAGGGGCCGTATCCCACCCGTGCTGTCCTGGAGGTGAGCAGGGGTCTGCTGAACGTCACCTAcagccaggagctgctctgccagcggAGAGACGTGCCAGCGTTTGAG GTCTGCTGCTCCAGCTCAACGTGGCCGTGCCGGTGGCTGCCAGCACCCATGGTGGCCGTGGGGTCACACACGGTGACGCTGGCCCTGGCCGGCTGCAGGACGCTGGTGCTGGCGCTGCGCTACGCCTGGGCCGAGTGGCCCTGCGACTACAAGTCCTGCGCCCTGTACAACACCCGGGGCCTGCCCGCTCCCCCCTTCCTCCTGCAGACCCTGCCCGCAGGGGACACCCCGGGGCTCACCCCCACAGCCGAAGTGAGggagctgctcctcagccccGGCTCCTGGCTCTCCCGAGGGATTTAG
- the SIAE gene encoding sialate O-acetylesterase isoform X3 translates to MLGFASYYGDHMVLQKAPAGAVLWGYGDVGAAVTVALSGDGGTIIMKKTVQVKGSSGTWTTVLDPMDQGGPYVLTAEQGSENVTLQDIYFGDVWLCSGQSNMAMTVLQIANASQELAAAARYPYVRVFAAAPARSNVELEDLERVSLPWAIPTAENLGHGNFTYFSAVCWLLGRSLYETLHMGLSSSTSLAQHLSGPQTPSVLWNAMIHPLLNMTLRGVAWYQGEANAFLNTDRYNCTFPALIDDWRWAFHTGSAGQTEPLLPFGFVQLSTYRQQGLNDSFARLRWHQTADLGVVPNARMPGTFMAVAMDLGDEHSPYGSIHPRDKQNVAHRLLLGARAVAYGEKDLVFQGPYPTRAVLEVSRGLLNVTYSQELLCQRRDVPAFEVCCSSSTWPCRWLPAPMVAVGSHTVTLALAGCRTLVLALRYAWAEWPCDYKSCALYNTRGLPAPPFLLQTLPAGDTPGLTPTAEVRELLLSPGSWLSRGI, encoded by the exons ATGCTGGGCTTTGCATCCTACTACGGCGACCACATGGTGTTGCAGAAGGCGCCGGCAGGGGCTGTGCTGTGGGGCTATGGGGACGTGGGCGCTGCGGTCACCGTGGCTCTCTCTGGGGATGGTGGCACAATCATCATGAAGAAGACAGTGCAAGTTAAAG GATCCTCTGGGACATGGACAACTGTGCTGGACCCTATGGATCAGGGCGGTCCCTATGTGCTGACAGCCGAGCAGGGCTCGGAGAACGTGACGCTGCAAGACATTTACTTCGGGGACGTGTGGCTTTGCAGTGGGCAGAGCAACATGGCAATGACGGTGCTGCAG ATCGCCAATGCCAGCCAGGAGCTCGCGGCTGCCGCTCGCTACCCCTACGTCCGTGTCTTTGCTGCAGCCCCCGCCCGCTCCAACGTGGAGCTGGAAGACCTGGAGCGAGTCAGCTTGCCATGGGCCATCCCGACAGCTG AAAACCTGGGCCATGGGAATTTCACCTACTTCTCGGCTGTCTGTTGGCTGCTGGGACGGTCCCTCTACGAGACCCTGCA CATGGGCTTGTCTTCCAGCACCTCCCTGGCTCAGCATCTCTCTGGCCCGCAAACACCCTCCGTGCTCTGGAATGCCATGATCCACCCACTGCTCAACATGACGCTGCGGGGAGTCGCTTGGTACCAGG GCGAGGCCAATGCCTTCCTGAACACAGACCGGTACAACTGCACCTTCCCTGCACTCATTGACGACTGGCGCTGGGCTTTCCACACCGGATCGGCCGGGCAGACGGAGCCGCTCCTCCCGTTCGGCTTCGTGCAG TTGTCCACCTACCGCCAGCAGGGCCTGAACGACAGCTTTGCCCGGCTCCGCTGGCACCAAACGGCTGATCTAGGGGTTGTCCCAAATGCCAGGATGCCAGGCACCTTCATGGCAGTGGCAATGGATCTGGGCGATGAGCACTCTCCCTACGGCAG CATCCACCCCCGGGACAAGCAGAACGTGGCGCACCGGCTGCTCCTGGGTGCCAGGGCTGTGGCATATGGGGAGAAAGACTTGGTTTTCCAGGGGCCGTATCCCACCCGTGCTGTCCTGGAGGTGAGCAGGGGTCTGCTGAACGTCACCTAcagccaggagctgctctgccagcggAGAGACGTGCCAGCGTTTGAG GTCTGCTGCTCCAGCTCAACGTGGCCGTGCCGGTGGCTGCCAGCACCCATGGTGGCCGTGGGGTCACACACGGTGACGCTGGCCCTGGCCGGCTGCAGGACGCTGGTGCTGGCGCTGCGCTACGCCTGGGCCGAGTGGCCCTGCGACTACAAGTCCTGCGCCCTGTACAACACCCGGGGCCTGCCCGCTCCCCCCTTCCTCCTGCAGACCCTGCCCGCAGGGGACACCCCGGGGCTCACCCCCACAGCCGAAGTGAGggagctgctcctcagccccGGCTCCTGGCTCTCCCGAGGGATTTAG
- the SIAE gene encoding sialate O-acetylesterase isoform X4, giving the protein MLGFASYYGDHMVLQKAPAGAVLWGYGDVGAAVTVALSGDGGTIIMKKTVQVKGSSGTWTTVLDPMDQGGPYVLTAEQGSENVTLQDIYFGDVWLCSGQSNMAMTVLQIANASQELAAAARYPYVRVFAAAPARSNVELEDLERVSLPWAIPTAENLGHGNFTYFSAVCWLLGRSLYETLHTSLAQHLSGPQTPSVLWNAMIHPLLNMTLRGVAWYQGEANAFLNTDRYNCTFPALIDDWRWAFHTGSAGQTEPLLPFGFVQLSTYRQQGLNDSFARLRWHQTADLGVVPNARMPGTFMAVAMDLGDEHSPYGSIHPRDKQNVAHRLLLGARAVAYGEKDLVFQGPYPTRAVLEVSRGLLNVTYSQELLCQRRDVPAFEVCCSSSTWPCRWLPAPMVAVGSHTVTLALAGCRTLVLALRYAWAEWPCDYKSCALYNTRGLPAPPFLLQTLPAGDTPGLTPTAEVRELLLSPGSWLSRGI; this is encoded by the exons ATGCTGGGCTTTGCATCCTACTACGGCGACCACATGGTGTTGCAGAAGGCGCCGGCAGGGGCTGTGCTGTGGGGCTATGGGGACGTGGGCGCTGCGGTCACCGTGGCTCTCTCTGGGGATGGTGGCACAATCATCATGAAGAAGACAGTGCAAGTTAAAG GATCCTCTGGGACATGGACAACTGTGCTGGACCCTATGGATCAGGGCGGTCCCTATGTGCTGACAGCCGAGCAGGGCTCGGAGAACGTGACGCTGCAAGACATTTACTTCGGGGACGTGTGGCTTTGCAGTGGGCAGAGCAACATGGCAATGACGGTGCTGCAG ATCGCCAATGCCAGCCAGGAGCTCGCGGCTGCCGCTCGCTACCCCTACGTCCGTGTCTTTGCTGCAGCCCCCGCCCGCTCCAACGTGGAGCTGGAAGACCTGGAGCGAGTCAGCTTGCCATGGGCCATCCCGACAGCTG AAAACCTGGGCCATGGGAATTTCACCTACTTCTCGGCTGTCTGTTGGCTGCTGGGACGGTCCCTCTACGAGACCCTGCA CACCTCCCTGGCTCAGCATCTCTCTGGCCCGCAAACACCCTCCGTGCTCTGGAATGCCATGATCCACCCACTGCTCAACATGACGCTGCGGGGAGTCGCTTGGTACCAGG GCGAGGCCAATGCCTTCCTGAACACAGACCGGTACAACTGCACCTTCCCTGCACTCATTGACGACTGGCGCTGGGCTTTCCACACCGGATCGGCCGGGCAGACGGAGCCGCTCCTCCCGTTCGGCTTCGTGCAG TTGTCCACCTACCGCCAGCAGGGCCTGAACGACAGCTTTGCCCGGCTCCGCTGGCACCAAACGGCTGATCTAGGGGTTGTCCCAAATGCCAGGATGCCAGGCACCTTCATGGCAGTGGCAATGGATCTGGGCGATGAGCACTCTCCCTACGGCAG CATCCACCCCCGGGACAAGCAGAACGTGGCGCACCGGCTGCTCCTGGGTGCCAGGGCTGTGGCATATGGGGAGAAAGACTTGGTTTTCCAGGGGCCGTATCCCACCCGTGCTGTCCTGGAGGTGAGCAGGGGTCTGCTGAACGTCACCTAcagccaggagctgctctgccagcggAGAGACGTGCCAGCGTTTGAG GTCTGCTGCTCCAGCTCAACGTGGCCGTGCCGGTGGCTGCCAGCACCCATGGTGGCCGTGGGGTCACACACGGTGACGCTGGCCCTGGCCGGCTGCAGGACGCTGGTGCTGGCGCTGCGCTACGCCTGGGCCGAGTGGCCCTGCGACTACAAGTCCTGCGCCCTGTACAACACCCGGGGCCTGCCCGCTCCCCCCTTCCTCCTGCAGACCCTGCCCGCAGGGGACACCCCGGGGCTCACCCCCACAGCCGAAGTGAGggagctgctcctcagccccGGCTCCTGGCTCTCCCGAGGGATTTAG